The following proteins are encoded in a genomic region of Sparus aurata chromosome 11, fSpaAur1.1, whole genome shotgun sequence:
- the LOC115591550 gene encoding chloride channel CLIC-like protein 1 produces the protein MQSVSGSHGPAVFSLQPTNNVPTKRSEHTQDPSQQTLCDQKVESLQKQIEEQEKKIKLASQQPTCTPVFRRFLSRLLKEIQRVGVPTDSTDVFYDAKIKLSRQSMTEIEMILKGEESCRTGAVDNAISNILVDLRPHNYEACEWRFEDIVGVELDVVLKVLSVFQVGLCILIIAAIICTELWSTVSWFLQFHILFPVCFFVSFIWNWFYLYKTAFAEHQNKMAQLYHIGEKCSGLKKFDWTDSLKEFFRSTFTLQDDPCKEYFEAIFVDPLLLVPPSKALSVTIVTFFTEPLKHIGEGISDFLRALLKDLPVTLHIPVMLMLAVFMYVYGPAAFQYGIMAPFR, from the exons ATGCAGTCTGTCAGTGGCAGCCATGGGCCAGCAG tgttttCCTTGCAGCCAACAAACAATGTGCCAACCAAAAGAAGCGAGCATACTCAGGACCCCAGCCAGCAGACACTGTGTGACCAGAAGGTGGAGTCTCTACAGAAGCAG ATCGAagaacaagagaagaaaatcaagCTCGCTTCACAGCAGCCTACATGCACTCCAGTGTTCAGGCGATTCCTGAGCAGACTCCTGAAGGAAATACAAAGAGTTGGTGTG CCCACTGACTCCACAGACGTCTTCTATGATGCCAAAATCAAGCTGTCCAGACAATCCATGACTGAGATTGAGATGATTCTGAAGGGTGAAGAGAGCTGTAGAACAGGGGCTGTGGACAATGCTATCAGTAACATACTGGTGGATCTCAGACCACATAATTATGAGGCATGTGAGTGGCGTTTTGAAGACATCGTTGGCGTGGAGCTTGACGTCGTGTTGAAAGTACTG TCTGTGTTCCAGGTTGGGCTGTGTATTCTGATCATAGCGGCCATCATATGCACTGAGCTGTGGTCAACGGTATCCTGGTTTTTGCAGTTTCACATACTGTTTCCTGTGTGCTTCTTTGTTAGTTTTATTTGGAACTGGTTCTACCTGTACAAG actgcCTTTGCCGAACACCAAAACAAAATGGCGCAGTTGTATCACATTGGTGAAAAATGCAGTGGATTGAAAAAATTTGATTGGACTGATAGCTTGAAGG AGTTTTTTAGAAGCACCTTTACTCTTCAAGATGATCCTTGTAAGGAATACTTTGAAGCCATCTTCGTCGATCCGTTACTGTTGGTACCTCCATCCAAG GCTCTCTCGGTTACCATCGTAACCTTCTTCACAGAGCCGCTGAAGCACATTGGCGAGGGAATCAGTGATTTTCTTCGAGCCCTCCTCAAAGATCTACCAGTTACCTTGCATATCCCAGTAATGCTCATGCTTGCG GTATTCATGTATGTATATGGGCCGGCAGCCTTCCAGTATGGCATCATGGCTCCTTTCCGATGA